GCCGCCGCCGGCGCGGCCGCCTCCGCCGGCGGCGCCACCTGGGCCGCCGCCGGCGCGGCCGCGAGCACGAGCGCGGCCATGGCGGCCGCGACCGATCTCACGGCAACACGACGCTGGCGAAGAACCGCGCCCGGATCGCGCGCTGGCCGTCGAAGTCGCCGGTGACGCTGTAGAGCGCGGCGAGCAGCTGGGTCGAGCCGACGAAGAACCGCATCTCGACCCGCTCGCTGTCCTTGACCAGGATGCTGACGTAGCGGCCGGCGCCGTCGGTGACCGGGCCGTGATCGAGCAGCGTGGCCCCGAGCGAGGTCGCGACCGACTCGGCGACCGTCGCCAGCGCGTCGTCGTCCGCGCCGCGGGCGTCGCCCGGCAGGGCGTACATCGCGACGCCGGTGGCCGAGCCCTTGTGGAAGCCGGCGAACAGGCGCGTGCCGTCGGCCAGCACGTTCGGCGACGTCGGCAGGCCCGGCGGGACCTCGATCTGCCAGCCGGCGTCGGGATCGCGGAACGTGCCCCAGGCCGCCGCCGGCGGCGGTGGCGGCGGCGTCGGCCCCGGCCCGACGTTCCAGTCGTTGACGTCGTCGTCGTCGCCGTCGTCGGCCGTCGTCGACGGCTTGGTCGACCGCTGCTGGCTGATCACCACCGCCGCGGCGATACCGCCCGCGGCCAGCAGCCCGAGCAAGATCCACAGCCACAGGAGCGAGCCCCGGCGCGCGGGCGCCATCGACGGATACGGCGCCGGCGCCATCGGCGGATACGGCTGGGGCATCGGCCGCGGCGTCAGCACGCCCGGCGGGTACGACCGCGGCACGCCGGGCGGCGGACCGACCGGCGGCCCCATCATCCCCGGGCGGCTCGGCGCCGGCCCCGCTGGCGGCGGCCCGGGCGGCGCGGCCGTCGACGCGAACCCGGGCACCGGCGACGGCACCGCCATCGCCGTCGACGCGTGCCCCATCGGTCCGCCGAAGCCGGCCGCGGTGCCGCCGACGTGCGGCGCCAGCGCCGCCATCTGCTCGGCGTAGTGATCCATCGATGGTGGCCGCTGGCTCGGCTCCTTGGCCAGCGCCGCCATGATCAACGAGTCGAGCGCCGGCGCCAGCCCCAGGTCAGGCCGGCGCGCGGTCGGCGGCGGCGGGGTCTCGGTCAGGTGCTTCGACAGCACCGCCATCACGGTCGGCCCCTCGAACGGCAAGCGCCCGGTGACCATCTCGTAGAGCATCGCGCCGAGCGCGTAGACGTCGGTGCGGCCGTCGACCTCGTCGCCGCGGATCTGCTCGGGCGCCATGTACTGCGGCGTGCCGACGAGGTCGCCGGCCTGGGTCATCGCGTTGACGGTCTGGCGGTTGTCGTCGCGCAGCTTGGCGATGCCGAAGTCGAGCACGCGGACCACGTCGTGCTCCCGGCCGCGCTCGGTCAACATGACGTTGTCGGGCTTGAGATCGCGGTGGACGATGCCGTGGCCGTGCGCGTCGGACAGCGACGCCGCGATCTGCCGGCCGATCGCCAGCGCCCGCGCCGGCGGCAGCGGCCCCTCGGTGGTCACGACCTGCCGCAGCGATCGGCCCTCGAGGTACTCCATCGCGATGAACAGCGCGCCGGTGCCGTCCTGGCCGAAGTCGTAGATGTTGACGGTGTTGGGGTGGCTGAGCTTGGCCGCGAGCTCGGCCTCGGCGTTGAACCGCCGGACCAGCCCGGGGTTGGCCGACAGCTCGGGTCGCAACACCTTGATCGCGACCGTGCGCTTGAGCGAGATCTGCTCGCCGCGGTAGACCGCGCCCATGCCGCCCTCGCCGAGCTTGGACAGCACGCGGTAGCGCCCGGCGATGTCGCGCCCGGTGAGGTCGCCCGCGCCCGGCGGCCCCGGCGGGTTCAGGTCCTTGTAGGACGGCTCGGTCGCGGCGGTGGCGCGCCCGCACGCCCCGCAGAAGCGCGCGTCGGCGACGGTCTCGGCCCCGCAGTGCGGACACAGCACGCGCCGAGTATACGAGATCGGCGCGACCGCCGCGTCATCGGCGGAGATCGAAGATCGCGTAGACCGGCTGGCCGCCGCCCCGGATCAGCCGCACCTCGATCCGCCCGTCGTCGAACAGCGCGATGACGGCCAGCGCGTCGCCGCCGCCGTCGACGGTCGCGACCAGGCTCAGGTACACGCGCAGCGGCGCGCCGTCGAAGGTCAGGCTGGCCAGGCGATCGGCCTCGGCCCCGGGCAGCGGCGTGACCGCGGCCGCGGCGCACAACCCGGTGACCTCGAGCGTGCCGGTCAGCCCGAACCGATCGACCGTCGCGATCGTCAGCCGCGCCGTGGCGTCGCCGGCGACGCCGACCCGCACGACCGGCGTGTCGCCGACCCGGGGCCCGGCCCAGGCGCCGTCGAAGTCGCGGACGTCGGTGCAGGCGGTCAGCGTGATCAGGGCCACGACAGCGAGGCGCGCGAGGGTCGTCATGGCGCCAGGGTACCGCGCCGGCGGCGCGCCCGCGCACGGCGATTCCGGGCTGCGCGTTGGCGGCGGCGGCGCGCGCGCGTTACCGTACGCGGGTGCGGCGCCGCTCCTCGGTCTTCGCGTGCGCGGCCGCGATCGCCCTGGTCGTCGGCGGCGACCGGGACGCCCGCGCCCAGCCCGCCCCGCCGCTGGGCGCGCCGTCGCCGGGCGCGCC
This is a stretch of genomic DNA from Myxococcales bacterium. It encodes these proteins:
- a CDS encoding protein kinase is translated as MLCPHCGAETVADARFCGACGRATAATEPSYKDLNPPGPPGAGDLTGRDIAGRYRVLSKLGEGGMGAVYRGEQISLKRTVAIKVLRPELSANPGLVRRFNAEAELAAKLSHPNTVNIYDFGQDGTGALFIAMEYLEGRSLRQVVTTEGPLPPARALAIGRQIAASLSDAHGHGIVHRDLKPDNVMLTERGREHDVVRVLDFGIAKLRDDNRQTVNAMTQAGDLVGTPQYMAPEQIRGDEVDGRTDVYALGAMLYEMVTGRLPFEGPTVMAVLSKHLTETPPPPTARRPDLGLAPALDSLIMAALAKEPSQRPPSMDHYAEQMAALAPHVGGTAAGFGGPMGHASTAMAVPSPVPGFASTAAPPGPPPAGPAPSRPGMMGPPVGPPPGVPRSYPPGVLTPRPMPQPYPPMAPAPYPSMAPARRGSLLWLWILLGLLAAGGIAAAVVISQQRSTKPSTTADDGDDDDVNDWNVGPGPTPPPPPPAAAWGTFRDPDAGWQIEVPPGLPTSPNVLADGTRLFAGFHKGSATGVAMYALPGDARGADDDALATVAESVATSLGATLLDHGPVTDGAGRYVSILVKDSERVEMRFFVGSTQLLAALYSVTGDFDGQRAIRARFFASVVLP